In the genome of Populus alba chromosome 11, ASM523922v2, whole genome shotgun sequence, one region contains:
- the LOC118051898 gene encoding uncharacterized protein, which translates to MAIQLENLVQSIKSKVRALKKSKKPYIKMDKSASVRVEIRSRKARKLIDKTLQVADRPGKRTIS; encoded by the coding sequence ATGGCAATCCAACTAGAAAATCTGGTGCAgtcaatcaaatcaaaagttagagCCCTGAAGAAGTCCAAGAAACCATACATCAAGATGGACAAGAGCGCAAGTGTTAGGGTTGAGATCCGTAGCAGAAAAGCAAGAAAGCTTATCGACAAGACTCTTCAAGTTGCTGATCGTCCTGGAAAACGCACCATTTCCTGA
- the LOC118051885 gene encoding uncharacterized protein isoform X2: MQALNPLQPGFTKLFNRQLLKPLNLRAFSSSADDYSNQSRGGLPRFFSEELPASKGGVVRVQGDEFRHMTKVLRLSTNDRVELFNGKGGLIEGCIERIERTGLDFVALEDPKLVPPLSTKWHIFAAFGTLKGDRADWLLEKCTELGAHSVTPLLTERSPSISENRVDRFRRVILAATKQSQRLHEMILNPPTKIVGLLPLLAQSKLSFLATAGATPVVSVLTSSRKESSGLMIVGPEGG, translated from the exons ATGCAAGCGTTAAACCCATTACAACCTGGTTTTACCAAACTCTTCAACCGCCAATTGCTTAAACCCTTAAACCTCCGTGCATTCTCATCATCAGCAGATGATTACTCCAACCAGTCACGTGGTGGCCTCCCTCGCTTCTTCTCTGAAGAACTCCCTGCTTCCAAG GGTGGCGTTGTTCGTGTACAAGGCGATGAATTCAGGCATATGACTAAAGTTTTGAGGTTGAGCACGAATGATAG GGTAGAGCTCTTCAATGGGAAAGGAGGCTTAATAGAAGGGTGCATAGAGAGAATTGAACGTACTGGACTTGATTTTGTTGCACTTGAAGATCCAAAATTAGTTCCTCCTCTGAGCACAAAGTGGCATATATTTGCAGCATTTG GTACTCTAAAGGGTGATCGAGCTGACTGGCTTCTTGAGAAATGCACA GAACTTGGAGCTCATAGTGTGACCCCCCTACTGACTGAACGTTCTCCATCAATCTCAGAAAATCGAGTGGACAGGTTTCGACGTGTCATTTTGGCAGCAACTAAACAGA GTCAGCGGTTGCATGAAATGATTCTAAATCCTCCAACTAAAATTGTTGGCCTTTTGCCCCTA CTTGCCCAGTCAAAGCTATCTTTTCTGGCAACAGCAGGAGCTACTCCTGTTGTTAGTGTATTGACTTCATCAAGAAAAGAATCTAGTGGATTGATGATAGTGGGACCAGAAGGGGGTTAG
- the LOC118051885 gene encoding uncharacterized protein isoform X1: protein MQALNPLQPGFTKLFNRQLLKPLNLRAFSSSADDYSNQSRGGLPRFFSEELPASKGGVVRVQGDEFRHMTKVLRLSTNDRVELFNGKGGLIEGCIERIERTGLDFVALEDPKLVPPLSTKWHIFAAFGTLKGDRADWLLEKCTELGAHSVTPLLTERSPSISENRVDRFRRVILAATKQSQRLHEMILNPPTKIVGLLPLLAQSKLSFLATAGATPVVSVLTSSRKESSGLMIVGPEGDFTEKEVNMMMKAGASAVGLGPHRLRVETATMALLATLMLWSDSQ, encoded by the exons ATGCAAGCGTTAAACCCATTACAACCTGGTTTTACCAAACTCTTCAACCGCCAATTGCTTAAACCCTTAAACCTCCGTGCATTCTCATCATCAGCAGATGATTACTCCAACCAGTCACGTGGTGGCCTCCCTCGCTTCTTCTCTGAAGAACTCCCTGCTTCCAAG GGTGGCGTTGTTCGTGTACAAGGCGATGAATTCAGGCATATGACTAAAGTTTTGAGGTTGAGCACGAATGATAG GGTAGAGCTCTTCAATGGGAAAGGAGGCTTAATAGAAGGGTGCATAGAGAGAATTGAACGTACTGGACTTGATTTTGTTGCACTTGAAGATCCAAAATTAGTTCCTCCTCTGAGCACAAAGTGGCATATATTTGCAGCATTTG GTACTCTAAAGGGTGATCGAGCTGACTGGCTTCTTGAGAAATGCACA GAACTTGGAGCTCATAGTGTGACCCCCCTACTGACTGAACGTTCTCCATCAATCTCAGAAAATCGAGTGGACAGGTTTCGACGTGTCATTTTGGCAGCAACTAAACAGA GTCAGCGGTTGCATGAAATGATTCTAAATCCTCCAACTAAAATTGTTGGCCTTTTGCCCCTA CTTGCCCAGTCAAAGCTATCTTTTCTGGCAACAGCAGGAGCTACTCCTGTTGTTAGTGTATTGACTTCATCAAGAAAAGAATCTAGTGGATTGATGATAGTGGGACCAGAAGGGG ACTTCACGGAGAAAGAAGTGAACATGATGATGAAAGCTGGCGCATCAGCTGTTGGTCTTGGACCCCATCGCCTCCGTGTTGAAACTGCAACAATGGCACTTTTGGCTACTCTAATGCTATGGTCTGACTCCCAGTAG